A single genomic interval of Myxococcales bacterium harbors:
- a CDS encoding class I SAM-dependent methyltransferase, with protein MTPPEKKQDFIPALRFRSLTRYFDWVLDKTLKEDRFRTLLIDQANIEPGQRILDIGCGTGTLAIMLKQRFPTAHVTALDADPDILALARAKADQAGCEIDFQQTLAWEADFPPESFDRVLSSLVLHHLRPGDKRRTLQAAKEWLRPKGELHIADWGKAQNLFMRSAFFAVQLLDGFETTAENVAQGLVPCIDEAGFSNSEETHREATMFGTLSLYRAGCA; from the coding sequence ATGACGCCGCCTGAAAAAAAGCAAGACTTCATACCCGCCCTTCGCTTCCGGTCGCTCACTCGATACTTCGACTGGGTGCTGGACAAGACCTTGAAGGAAGACCGCTTTCGTACACTTCTCATCGACCAGGCGAACATCGAGCCCGGGCAGCGGATACTCGACATCGGTTGTGGCACCGGCACCCTGGCCATCATGCTCAAGCAACGATTTCCCACCGCTCACGTCACGGCGCTAGACGCCGACCCGGACATCCTTGCCCTTGCGCGAGCAAAGGCCGACCAAGCCGGCTGCGAGATCGACTTCCAACAGACGCTCGCCTGGGAGGCGGACTTTCCACCGGAGTCCTTCGATCGGGTGCTCTCGTCCCTGGTCCTTCATCACCTTCGCCCCGGAGATAAACGCCGAACGCTGCAGGCGGCCAAGGAATGGTTGCGTCCGAAGGGCGAACTCCATATTGCTGACTGGGGTAAGGCCCAGAATCTGTTCATGCGCTCGGCTTTCTTCGCGGTTCAGTTGCTGGATGGGTTCGAGACCACGGCGGAGAACGTCGCCCAGGGGCTCGTTCCTTGTATCGACGAGGCGGGGTTTTCAAATTCCGAGGAGACGCACCGGGAAGCAACGATGTTTGGGACGCTTTCGCTTTATCGCGCGGGGTGTGCCTAG
- a CDS encoding anhydro-N-acetylmuramic acid kinase: MSGTSADGIDAALVAWPDSGETSPFRLLAHVEAPFSALLQKRIHALAAASLAGGPVLSECAALDVELGELFAAAAIEAAKAASVSLDAIDAVASHGQTVAHHPEQRTTLQIGDPSVIAERTGCTTIADFRSGDIALGGEGAPLAPFFHLAAFSSSKENRVVLNLGGIANITWLPSSQDPDAVLAFDTGPANSLIDGVISLQTQGQERMDRDGERARRGTVDAALLEALLDDDYLQQAPPKSTGRERYGSAAAEALVSDSHDAGRNSDDLVATLVAFTAQSIGAACRELLPREDPTAKSIDRLIVGGGGAANPALLDALAAALPGVAIDRFDAHGVPGQAAEAMAFSLMGRNALLGLPNHLPRCTGARRAGVLGVVTPGKGRAKA, from the coding sequence ATGTCGGGAACGTCCGCGGATGGAATCGACGCCGCGTTGGTAGCGTGGCCGGACTCGGGAGAGACCAGTCCCTTCCGCTTGTTGGCCCATGTCGAGGCTCCGTTTTCGGCGCTCCTGCAAAAGCGTATCCACGCTCTCGCGGCCGCGTCGCTGGCGGGGGGGCCAGTGCTGTCAGAATGCGCGGCGCTCGATGTCGAACTCGGGGAGTTGTTCGCAGCGGCCGCCATCGAGGCTGCGAAAGCAGCAAGCGTATCCCTCGACGCAATCGACGCGGTGGCGTCCCACGGTCAGACGGTGGCCCATCATCCGGAGCAGCGAACGACGCTGCAGATCGGTGATCCCTCGGTCATCGCGGAACGCACGGGCTGTACCACGATTGCAGATTTTCGTTCCGGGGACATCGCCCTGGGAGGGGAAGGGGCACCGTTGGCGCCTTTCTTTCATCTCGCGGCTTTCAGTTCATCGAAGGAGAATCGCGTCGTGCTCAATCTCGGTGGGATTGCGAACATCACCTGGCTTCCGAGCAGTCAGGATCCAGACGCAGTCCTGGCCTTTGATACCGGCCCGGCCAACTCTTTGATCGATGGCGTGATCTCTCTCCAGACGCAAGGGCAAGAGCGGATGGATCGCGATGGAGAGAGAGCGCGTCGCGGAACCGTGGATGCAGCCCTGCTCGAGGCACTGCTCGACGACGACTACCTGCAACAAGCTCCGCCCAAGTCGACTGGACGCGAACGCTATGGCTCGGCAGCCGCAGAGGCCCTGGTCAGTGATTCACACGACGCCGGGCGCAATTCCGATGATCTGGTCGCAACCCTGGTTGCTTTTACCGCTCAATCGATCGGGGCGGCATGTCGTGAACTTCTGCCCCGGGAGGATCCCACCGCAAAGTCAATTGATCGCTTGATCGTCGGCGGCGGGGGCGCTGCAAACCCCGCGCTCCTCGATGCCTTGGCTGCGGCGCTGCCCGGAGTCGCGATCGATCGCTTCGACGCCCACGGTGTGCCGGGTCAGGCGGCGGAGGCCATGGCTTTTTCGTTGATGGGAAGGAATGCGCTGCTCGGA